The DNA sequence CTTTGTACGGAACAGCATCGGCGCGGTCGCCGGAAAGGCAGAGGCCACATGAGCAAGGGCGTAAATCATCACCGCACCTCGGTTCGCCGACTTTTCCAGGGCAATCGCGCGCTGAGTCTGGGGGCGGGTGCGCTGTTCTTGGCCTCGGCGGCGGGATGGGCGTGGCGCAAGTTCAGCTCAGAATTAGAGATCGCACCAGGCTGGCCAGGAAAAACGCCGCACTGGACTTCCAGCGCCAAGCAAGGTGTCGGCACCGCGTGCGGTCCCGGCTCGAACCTATGGTTTACGCTTAACCACGGCATCGTCACCGAGGTCTTTTTTCCGCGAGTCGACCAGCCGGCCGTCGCTCAGATGGGACTGGTCGTCACCGCCTCCGACGGCTTTTATTCGGAAGAGAAGAACGATGCCGAGCACTCGATCGAATACGCGCGTGACGGCGTGCCGCTCTACCGTCTCAGGAACACCTGTCTCGCAGGCCGCTACCGGACCGAAAAGCAAATCTTTTCGCATCCGCGTTTCCCGGTGCTGCTGCAAAAAACGCGCTTTGTGCCTTTGTCAGGCAGTCTCGCTGATTATCGCCTGCACGTCCTGGTCAACCCGCACTTGGGCAACCACGGTTGGCTCAACCAGGCCTGGCTGGGCGACTACAAAGGCGAGGCGATGTTGTTCGCGGAAGAAGACGGGCACATGCTGGCACTCGCTTCGTCCGCGGGATGGAAAAAACGCTCGGTCGGATTCACCAGCGTTTCGGACGGCCGCCAGCAACTCCGCCGCCACGGACGGCTGACGCAGACCTACCGCCGGGCGCCGCCCGGCGACGTCAGCCTCGTCGGCGAAATCGACCTCAGCCAGGGCGGCGAGTTCGTGCTGGCGTTGGCGTTTGGGGCAGCGCCGCAAGAGGCGGGTCTGCGAGCACGACAATCACTGTTGGCCGACTTCGACGCTCTGCGGGAAGACTACGTGGCCCCATGGCGCAATTGGCAAGCCGGCCTGAACTACAGCGACTTGGCTCCCAGCGCGTCGCGCGATCTGTCTCGTGTCAGCGCGATGGTGCTGTGCGCCCACGAAGACAAGAGCGTGCCGGGCGCGTTCGTTGCCAGCTTGACGGTTCCCTGGGGCCAGGCGCGAAAGACGAACGACGTGTTCGGGCCTGTAGGCTATCACGTCGTCTGGCCGCGTGATCTGTATATGACCGCCGGCGGCCTGCTGGCCGTGGGCGACCGCCGCGCCGCGCGACGGGCCTTGGAATACTGCCAGGCCACGCAGCAAAACAATGGTGGCTGGCCGCAGAACCAGGCTGTGAACGGCCAGGCCGTGTGGACCGGCAAGCAACTGGGCGAAACCTCGATGCCCGTGCTGCTGTTCGACCTCATCAATCGGGCGGGTTTGCTTACCGACGAAGATCGGCGGCGGTTCTGGCCGATGCTGCGCGCCGCCGCCGCGCACATCGTAAAGAGCGGTCCCTGGGCCGAGCAAGACCGCTGGGAAAATGCCCGCGGCTTCACGCCGTTCACCTTGTCGAACATGATCGCGGCCCTGGTCGTCACCGCCGAGCAGGCCGATAAGCAGGGCGCAACGATGATGGGCGCGTTCTTTCGCGAAACGGCCGATTCATGGCACGACTCGATTGATTATTGGACCTACGTCCACGACACACCGCTGGCCCGCGAAGTCGGCGTGCCGGGTTATTATCTCCGCGTCGCGCCGCCCGACCGACACGGCGAGCCGGTGAAGTATTCGGGCCACTCGGACGAGTTGTGGTATCGCCCGGAGCGCGATCAAGACCTTCCACCGTGGCAAATCGTGAGTGTCGACGCCTTGGCCTACGTCCGCTTCGGTTTGCGAGCGCCGGACGATCCGCGCATTCTCGATACGATCAAGGTCATCGACGCCGTATTGAAGACGGATACGCCGTATGGCCCCTGCTGGCACCGTTACAATCACGACGGCTACGGCGAAAAGGAGGACGGCTCACCGTTTGATGGCCGTCGCGGCATCGGGCGGCTCTGGCCGCTCTTGACCGGCGAACGGGCCCACTACGAGTTGCTCGCCGGGCGGCCCGACGAAGCCCGGCGGCTGATGGCCGCCATGGAGCGATTTGCCAATGAGGGAAAAATGATGCCCGAGCAAGTCTGGGATACCGACGATATTGCCTCGCGCGAGCTTTATTTTGGCCGGCCGGCCGGATCCGCCATGCCGCTCGCCTGGGCGCACGCCGAGTATATCAAGCTCCGCCGCTCGCTGGCCGAAGGCCGTGTCTACGACCTGCCGCCTCAAACCACGCAGCGTTATCTGATCGAGGGCATTGAGTCGCGGCTTGTCATCTGGCGGCCCAACCATCGCCGCAAAGTAATACCGCCCGGCAAAACCTTGCGGGTGATGCTCGACGCTCCGGCAACCATTCTCGTCGAATGCGACGGCTCCTCTGGAAAGCGGCGGATCGAAACCTCCGATGCCGAAATTGGCGTCTTCTACGCCGATCTGCCAACCGAGAATCTCGGCGACGGCGAGGCAGTGCGGTTCTGCATCCATGAGAAGACGAACAAGCGGTTGCTCCCGGCGCCATGGCAAGTCACGCGCTGCACGGCGGTTTCGGCCGAGACCGGGCCGGAGGCGATGGGCGCCAAGGCAAGGTAACTCACCCGATGATTCAAGCCATGGCCAAAACCACCGTCTCCGATTTGTTGATCGACCGGCTCATCGAATGGGGCGTGTCGATGATCTTTGGCTATCCGGGCGACGGCAACAACGGCATCCTGGAGGTCCTGCGAACGCGGCAAGACAAATCCGCTTCATCCAGGTGCGGCACGAGGAAGGCGCCGCCTTCATGGCCTGCGCCTACGCCAAGTTCACCGGCAAGCTTGGCGTCTGTCTCTCCACCTCGGGGCCGGGCGCCGTGCATCTGCTCAACGGCCGAACGCCAAGCGCATCGGTCTGACCATCGTCCGCGACAAAATTCGCGACTATTCGGGGGCGTGAGCAATACCCAGCCCCTTGCAACTTTCTTCGTAGCTGTTCTCCAGATCAAGCGGAATGGCGAGGTCGTCGGCCAGCCACAAGGGCATGGTGGGCAGAGCTTCTCGTAGAGAAAGCGTCTCGGCCCAGGCTTCCAACTGCCAGTCGTCGCCCTGCTTCGTCATGCGGCAGGCCACTGAATAAAGCGGCTCGGAACCTAGGCGCGGATCGGACCGGCCCAAGAAGTCGAGTAACTCCGCGTAGAGGCTTGGAGTGCGCGTCGTTACGATGTTGACAATCACCACCGAAACCCGCTCGCGCAGCAATCCCGCGCATTTGGCGACGAACGCCCGCCGACTTGCTGAACGGTCCTTATTCGATGGGCTGACGATTTCCACCGCCGCCACCAAGCGGGTACGTCGCCGCCCATCGTAGACCTGCACTTCGTACACTTCCTCGCCGGGCAGGTTCGTGGCCACGACGAGCGTTGGCTGGGGGGGGGCCCAGACCGCCGTCGCCACGCCGCCGTGGCCTTCCTCGCGCTGCGCGCGGGCCGTCCCTTCGGATTCGTAGGTGATCACATCGATTTCCGCGCTCCGTCCGGAATGCACGCTCGGCTCGGCGAAATATCCCGGCGGAAGCTTCTGGCCCAACCCAACCACCATCATGACCGGCCACGTCGCGTGCATAGCTTCCCAGTGGCGCTGCTCGTCAAGCGGGGGACGAAAATGATCACGCAAGGGCATCGGAGGGGTTCCTCGAGGCGGATGTCGTCAAAACCACATTCTAACTTGCAAGCCGAGAGGCCGTCGATAACGGCAGCCGCGGGGTTACTGGGCGGGGCACGAGAAATGCAACGCGCTAACGGCCGGATAAAGGCGCCGGCTTCATTCGCACGCTTAACGAAATGCACTTGCTCCCGACACTTTCCGCCCCCCTGCACGGCATCTCGACGAATCGCCTTCCGTCGACGCGGCTGCGCTAGCGGCCGAGCGGCGGCGGAATATGTCGGGCGAAGTCCGCTTCGACGCCGGCAGCCATTGCGCGAACCGATTCGCCAAGGCGTACCGATCGTCGGTTTGGAACCGAGCTGCGTGGCCGTCTTTCGCGACGAGTTGCGGAACCTATTTCCGAGCGATCTCGACGCCCAGCGGCTCTCTCAGCAGGCGTTTACATTGGGCGAGTTTTTAGCGAAGCACGATTACCGTCCTCCGCCGCTCGATCGCCGCGCCGTGGTACACGGACATTGCCACCAGAAGTCGATCATCCGCATGGAGGGCGAGGAGAAAATCCTGCAGCGCATGGGGCTGGACTATGGCCAGATACTCGACTCGGGTTGCTGCGGCATGGCCGGCTCGTTCGGCTTTGAGGAAGGGAATTACGACATTTCGATGAAGATCGGCTCGCAACAATTGTTCCCCGCAGTCGCCGCCGCCGAGGGAGATACGCTGATCATCGCCGACGGCTTTAGCTGCCGGCATCAAATCGCGGAAGGGACGAACCGCCAGGCAATGCACTTGGCACAAGTGCTGAAGATGGCGCTCGATAGTGGGCCCAGGGGACCAACAGGCGCTTTCCCCGAAGTCCGCTATCCCACCGCGCGGCTCGATGGCCCCGAGCGCTGGAAGCAAACCTTGCGCACGGCGGCGATCGGTGGACTTTGCCTCGGCGGTGCCGCGGTCGCAGTGCTGCGGCGCGAGAAATGCTCAGTCGCAGGCGGCGCCGCTAAGGGAATTGTTGGTAGGGCGAGCTTGCCGAAGGAGACCATCACCATGTTTTCGATAACCACCAGGCATATCAGCCGAAGCAACGTCGCGAACTGGCAGCAAGAGCACCCCTGGGAACCGTCCCCAAAATCGTTTCCTCAGCCGGTGCCCCTGGTCTGCCAATCCGATCTTATCAATCCGATGCTGCGGGCAGGCGACATTGCCGCCAAGGGAGTGCGTGTCTGCGATCAGAGGCTCCCGGTCGTCGAGGCGGTGCGGTTACTGGCGGAGTGCGAATCGGGCTTGCTGGCGGTGGTGGAGGGCGGCAAGCCGGTGGGAGTGCTAACCGAGCGCGATGTGGTCCGTGCGCTGGCGAAAGGTTTGATGGAATTCTCGCGATCGCCGGTCGGAAGCGTGATGTCGAAGGAGTGGGCGCAGGTGCGCGACGATGCCACGCTCGACAAGCTGCTCGCGTGCTTCGGCAGCCGAGGCACGCTCGTCGTCGATCGGCATGGCGGCTTGATCGGCATCATTTATTGGCGTTGCCTGGCGAGTCACTTCTCCGAACGAGGGCTGGGCAGGGCTTTGGCGAAACTCTTTGAGCGGTCTTTGAAATAGCGATGCACGAATTGGGTTTTCCGTGGGAGATTCGCGTCGCGCACTGGTTCAACGTGTTGTTTCTCACGTTGCTGGCGCGCAGCGGTCTGGCGATCCTTTCCGCCCATCCCAAGCTTTATTGGAACATCGACGCCTGGCCGACGAGCGAATGGCTGGACCTCTTGCGCAAACCGCTTCCCCAAGACCGCATGTGGTGCTCGACCGACGAAGAAGGCGAGTGGCGCGGTTGGCTGGCTTTGCCCGGCGGCGATGGTCTCGGACTGGGCCGCTACTGGCACTTCTCGACTGCGGCGCTGTGGGTGATTTGCGGCCTATGCTACGTGGCGGTGCTGTTCACGTCGGAGCAATGGCGGCGGCTCGTGCCGGCCTCCTGGGAAATCTTCCCCTGCGCGTGGCGGACGCTCGTCGCCTATTTGGAGCTGAAGTCGCCGGAACCGCACCCACCCTTCACCTATTCCAGCGGGTTGCCGTTCAACGCCCTGCAGCAGCTCACCTACTTCGGCGTCGTCTTTCTGTTGACGCCGCTGCAAATCCTGACCGGGCTGGCGCAATCGCCCACCATCCTTGCGCGGTTCCGCTGGTATGAGCGTTTATTTGGCAATCGACAGGCGGCGCGAAGTCTGCACTTCATCGGTCTGGTGTTCTTCGGCGGCTTCTTGGCTATTCATCTGGTGATGGTCTTCTGGCACGACTTCGCCAAAGAGATGGACAAGATGGTGCTCGGCCGTACTCGCTCCGACGGGTCGACCGAAGGGATCTGGTTGGGAATGGCGATCATCGGTGGCATCGTCTTGTTTCACATGGCGGCCAACCTTGCGTCGGCCTACGCCAAGCGGACGGTCCACAGGATGCTGGCGATGGTCTATGGGCCGCTGCGCTGGTTGCTGTTGTACGGCGTGAAAAGCGTGCAGGTCCGCGACGAATCGGAGATATCGCCTTACCATCGCACCAACGGTTATCCACCCATTTCCGCCTACCCGCAGGCCAAAGGAGACGACGACACCTACGAGCGGCTGTTGGCGAACGATTTTCGCGACTACCGCCTGGAAGTGACGGGCCTGGTGGAGCGGTCGCTACGGCTGTCGCTGGACGACCTGCGGGCCATGCCCAAGCAGGAGCAAGTGACGCTGCACAATTGCATTCAGGGTTGGACCTCGATCGGCAAGTGGGGCGGAGTGCGGCTTGCCGAAATCCTCAATCGCTGCCAGCCGTTGCCGGCAGCCAAGTACCTGGTGTTTTACTCCTTCGGCAAGCACGAAACGTCAGGCCAGTGCTACTACGAGTGCGTTTCGCTCGACATCGGTCGCTATCCGCAGACCCTGCTCGCCTATGAGCTGAACGGCGAGCCGCTACCGTTGCAACACGGCGCACCGCTGCGACCGCGGTTCGAAACCAAGCTCGGTTTCAAGATGGTCAAGTTCTTGCGTGCGATCGAAGTGGTGGACGATTATCGCAGAATCGGCGGCGGCATGGGCGGCGTCCGCGAAGACAAGCAGCAGTTCGACATGGGTGCGGAGATTTAAGGTGACGACGACTTTCATAGGCAAATCAACTCCCATCTGGGATGACGTCCAGATCGAATCCTTCCAGCGTTTGACTCAGCCCGGCCGGTTCGATGCCGTGGTGGTGGGTGGCGGCATGACCGGGTTGTCGGCCGCCTATTTCCTTAAACGGGCTGGCCAGTGCGTCTGTGTATTGGAGCGCGATTCTCTTGCCGGCGGCGACACCAGCCACACGACCGCGCATCTTACCTGTGTCACCGACGAACGATTGACGAAGCTCGTCCGATTCGTCGGCCGCGACCGGGCGGCATTGACCTGGTACGCCGGTACGAGCGCTCTTGATCTCATTGAGCAGGTTGTGACCGAGAACGCCCTTGACTGCGATTTCCGCCGCACTCCCGGCTTCCTCTGTTCAGCCATCGACGGGAAAGACGATGAAAGAGACCAACTGAAAGACGAGGCGGAGCTTGCCCGTGAGCTGGGATTTGACTTGGACTACGTCGACGATGTGCCGGCCATCCACAAGCCTGGCATCCGCATTCGCGACCAGGGGAAGTTTCATCCGAAGGCGTACCTTGCCGGACTAGCGCGATTGGTTCAGGGCGATGGGAGCGTCATCCACGAG is a window from the Pirellulales bacterium genome containing:
- a CDS encoding glycoside hydrolase family 15 protein → MSKGVNHHRTSVRRLFQGNRALSLGAGALFLASAAGWAWRKFSSELEIAPGWPGKTPHWTSSAKQGVGTACGPGSNLWFTLNHGIVTEVFFPRVDQPAVAQMGLVVTASDGFYSEEKNDAEHSIEYARDGVPLYRLRNTCLAGRYRTEKQIFSHPRFPVLLQKTRFVPLSGSLADYRLHVLVNPHLGNHGWLNQAWLGDYKGEAMLFAEEDGHMLALASSAGWKKRSVGFTSVSDGRQQLRRHGRLTQTYRRAPPGDVSLVGEIDLSQGGEFVLALAFGAAPQEAGLRARQSLLADFDALREDYVAPWRNWQAGLNYSDLAPSASRDLSRVSAMVLCAHEDKSVPGAFVASLTVPWGQARKTNDVFGPVGYHVVWPRDLYMTAGGLLAVGDRRAARRALEYCQATQQNNGGWPQNQAVNGQAVWTGKQLGETSMPVLLFDLINRAGLLTDEDRRRFWPMLRAAAAHIVKSGPWAEQDRWENARGFTPFTLSNMIAALVVTAEQADKQGATMMGAFFRETADSWHDSIDYWTYVHDTPLAREVGVPGYYLRVAPPDRHGEPVKYSGHSDELWYRPERDQDLPPWQIVSVDALAYVRFGLRAPDDPRILDTIKVIDAVLKTDTPYGPCWHRYNHDGYGEKEDGSPFDGRRGIGRLWPLLTGERAHYELLAGRPDEARRLMAAMERFANEGKMMPEQVWDTDDIASRELYFGRPAGSAMPLAWAHAEYIKLRRSLAEGRVYDLPPQTTQRYLIEGIESRLVIWRPNHRRKVIPPGKTLRVMLDAPATILVECDGSSGKRRIETSDAEIGVFYADLPTENLGDGEAVRFCIHEKTNKRLLPAPWQVTRCTAVSAETGPEAMGAKAR
- a CDS encoding thiamine pyrophosphate-binding protein, with the translated sequence MGRVDDLWLSGRRQQRHPGGPANAARQIRFIQVRHEEGAAFMACAYAKFTGKLGVCLSTSGPGAVHLLNGRTPSASV
- a CDS encoding DUF4058 family protein, producing the protein MPLRDHFRPPLDEQRHWEAMHATWPVMMVVGLGQKLPPGYFAEPSVHSGRSAEIDVITYESEGTARAQREEGHGGVATAVWAPPQPTLVVATNLPGEEVYEVQVYDGRRRTRLVAAVEIVSPSNKDRSASRRAFVAKCAGLLRERVSVVIVNIVTTRTPSLYAELLDFLGRSDPRLGSEPLYSVACRMTKQGDDWQLEAWAETLSLREALPTMPLWLADDLAIPLDLENSYEESCKGLGIAHAPE
- a CDS encoding CBS domain-containing protein, translating into MAVFRDELRNLFPSDLDAQRLSQQAFTLGEFLAKHDYRPPPLDRRAVVHGHCHQKSIIRMEGEEKILQRMGLDYGQILDSGCCGMAGSFGFEEGNYDISMKIGSQQLFPAVAAAEGDTLIIADGFSCRHQIAEGTNRQAMHLAQVLKMALDSGPRGPTGAFPEVRYPTARLDGPERWKQTLRTAAIGGLCLGGAAVAVLRREKCSVAGGAAKGIVGRASLPKETITMFSITTRHISRSNVANWQQEHPWEPSPKSFPQPVPLVCQSDLINPMLRAGDIAAKGVRVCDQRLPVVEAVRLLAECESGLLAVVEGGKPVGVLTERDVVRALAKGLMEFSRSPVGSVMSKEWAQVRDDATLDKLLACFGSRGTLVVDRHGGLIGIIYWRCLASHFSERGLGRALAKLFERSLK
- a CDS encoding molybdopterin-dependent oxidoreductase, whose translation is MHELGFPWEIRVAHWFNVLFLTLLARSGLAILSAHPKLYWNIDAWPTSEWLDLLRKPLPQDRMWCSTDEEGEWRGWLALPGGDGLGLGRYWHFSTAALWVICGLCYVAVLFTSEQWRRLVPASWEIFPCAWRTLVAYLELKSPEPHPPFTYSSGLPFNALQQLTYFGVVFLLTPLQILTGLAQSPTILARFRWYERLFGNRQAARSLHFIGLVFFGGFLAIHLVMVFWHDFAKEMDKMVLGRTRSDGSTEGIWLGMAIIGGIVLFHMAANLASAYAKRTVHRMLAMVYGPLRWLLLYGVKSVQVRDESEISPYHRTNGYPPISAYPQAKGDDDTYERLLANDFRDYRLEVTGLVERSLRLSLDDLRAMPKQEQVTLHNCIQGWTSIGKWGGVRLAEILNRCQPLPAAKYLVFYSFGKHETSGQCYYECVSLDIGRYPQTLLAYELNGEPLPLQHGAPLRPRFETKLGFKMVKFLRAIEVVDDYRRIGGGMGGVREDKQQFDMGAEI